ACAAATGTTGCATCCAAAATTAAACCCCCCTCCTTTTTGGCTGCTTGCTCATCTGCACGACGGAATAATTCATCATAAACAGATAACCTCTTGCTCATGTTGCCTGCAACTTTGGCATCAAAAATATCTTCGTTCTTGAGCACTTCTAACCTTATCAAGTCACTTCGGAGAATAGGATACCCTTTAATTTTGGAAATTTCCTCTGAAGTTTCAGTTTTGTAACTTGCTGGCAACCCGCATGTTATCAGTAACGTTCTGGGTTCTAATTGTGTCTTTACAAAAGAGACAAAAGGTTCTTTCACGTAATATCCCCTCTAACAGTTAGCTTGCGTACAGTGTAATTTTAACTTTTCCAGCTTAGATAAGGGCTTGTCCTACTTTACACCTTATGAAAGCGAGGTAAATTCTAAATAAGGAGAACCGCCAAGAGTCAATAAAAAGAAGGAATATTCATGGAACACTTCCAAGTTAAAGACAAAAGTTTAGCACCTCAAGGACATTTACAGATTGAATGGGCATCAAAACACATGCCCGTCCTCAACATAATCAAGGAACGTTTTGAAAAAGAAAAACCACTAAAGGGGCAAACCCTAGCTGCATGCCTCCACGTTACCAAAGAAACAGCCGTCCTCATCAAAGTACTGCTTGCAGGAGGCGCCAACGTTGCCCTCTGCGGCTCTAACCCACTTTCAACCCAAGATGACGTCGCCGCAGCCCTAGCAGACAGTGGTGTACACGTTTTCGCTTGGAGAGGCCAGAACACTGAGGACTATTATAAGTGTATTGAAAAAGTCCTTGAATTTAACCCCACTTTAACAATGGATGATGGTGCAGACGTTGTCGGCATGTTACATAGTAAGCGCCAAGAGTTAATTAAAAACATCAAAGGCGGAACCGAAGAAACCACCACAGGCGTTATTCGCCTAAAAGCAATGGAACTAGATGGTAGCCTAAAGTACCCAATAGTAGCAGTAAACGACGCCTACACAAAATACCTCTTTGATAACCGCTACGGCACAGGGCAGAGCACAATCGATGGCATTCTACGCGCAACTTCGGTTCTGCTTGCAGGCAAAAACTTTGTGGTGGGCGGATACGGATGGTGCAGCAGAGGCATCGCAATGCGTGCACAAGGCATGGGCGCAAACGTCATTGTTACTGAAGTGCAACCCACCCGTGCACTGGAAGCTGTCATGAGCGGTCTCCGCGTCATGCCTATGGCTGAGGCAGCCCCAATCGGCGACATCTTCGTAACAGCCACCGGCGACATCAGCGTAATTCGCAAAGAGCACATGCAAAAAATGAAAGACGGCGCCATAATATGCAACAGCGGCCACTTCAACGTAGAAATCAACATCCCAGATTTGGAATCACTCTCCAAATCCAAGCGCACAATGCGCCCAAACATGGAAGAATACACACTCAAAGACGGCAGAAAACTCTACCTTCTAGCCGAAGGCAGACTTGTGAACCTAGCCGCCGCAGAAGGTCACCCCTCAGAAGTCATGGACATGTCCTTTGCCAACCAAGCGTTATGCTCAGAATTCATAGCAAAAGCAGGTAAACTGCAAACCAAAGTCTACTCTGTACCGAAAGAGATCGACGAGAAAATCGCTGAGCTAAAACTGCAAAGTATGGGCGTTAAAATTGATACTCTTACAGCGGAACAGAAAAAATATCTCTCAACATGGGAAGTGGGAACCACCTAATCAAACAAGCGCTCAGAAAAGCATGACAAACTTTAAATTGATTAAGAAGTACAATGGCTAATAAAGTGGTGAAATCACTAAATGGTTAGTAAAGATCAAGCAATAGGTGGAGCAATACTTGCTGTTTGCGTTATAGTTGCAGTTAGTTATATCGTTGCACTATTCGGATATTCATGGATAATAACTCAACTACCATGGCTAAAAATCGCAGAACCAGACGTTGTAGCTTATTGGCTCATAGCCGCACCAGTATTCATTGCATTCGTAGCAATACTTTTCATTGGTGCCTGGATCGGTTGGACAATGGCAACAACACCGCCTCCAAAACCAATCGAAGAAATCACAACTGAAATCGAAGACAAGAAAGAAGAACCAAAAACAGAAGAAGCAGCACCAGAAGCTCCTGCCGAAGAAAAACCAGTAAACAAGAAAAAGAAGTAATCACCTTCATTTTTCCTTATTATTCTTCTTAACAGTTTTTTCTTTTACACTTAGCGGGCATACTTACTAATTTATGAGTATTAGCGCATTCTACTTAACATGCACTCAACAATGTTCTTGCAGACAA
The Candidatus Bathyarchaeota archaeon genome window above contains:
- a CDS encoding ATP-binding protein — its product is MKEPFVSFVKTQLEPRTLLITCGLPASYKTETSEEISKIKGYPILRSDLIRLEVLKNEDIFDAKVAGNMSKRLSVYDELFRRADEQAAKKEGGLILDATFVTQELRRRAAEIAAKNNMTFVILQTSCPQEVSLARIKKRTKEKYESNALTEEAYLANKNKFEPVDIDDLKQKYPSLKIVHLTVDTCYDETDRWYVVAVDKR
- a CDS encoding adenosylhomocysteinase, with translation MEHFQVKDKSLAPQGHLQIEWASKHMPVLNIIKERFEKEKPLKGQTLAACLHVTKETAVLIKVLLAGGANVALCGSNPLSTQDDVAAALADSGVHVFAWRGQNTEDYYKCIEKVLEFNPTLTMDDGADVVGMLHSKRQELIKNIKGGTEETTTGVIRLKAMELDGSLKYPIVAVNDAYTKYLFDNRYGTGQSTIDGILRATSVLLAGKNFVVGGYGWCSRGIAMRAQGMGANVIVTEVQPTRALEAVMSGLRVMPMAEAAPIGDIFVTATGDISVIRKEHMQKMKDGAIICNSGHFNVEINIPDLESLSKSKRTMRPNMEEYTLKDGRKLYLLAEGRLVNLAAAEGHPSEVMDMSFANQALCSEFIAKAGKLQTKVYSVPKEIDEKIAELKLQSMGVKIDTLTAEQKKYLSTWEVGTT